From Onychostoma macrolepis isolate SWU-2019 chromosome 05, ASM1243209v1, whole genome shotgun sequence, one genomic window encodes:
- the fancg gene encoding Fanconi anemia group G protein isoform X2, protein MSVVPCLIDRWSEENNSIISTWKQNERGLEPNQNVLKRCCSQSRKLLQKVQGIPAATERLALEMTVAYNTFLFSLSFSNASEIEESLKHSLLRVLEAAGSQVSGSDTVQLWEAVLKTFGSSVYVPYVHKLLLIQWMLWLMQCQLERVLTLLMQTDHKRERSALVNLQTETRNLTLSMEEDSSLMVAMAAKDLKDLLHICTVICQGVEQMKMEKYSMALDIFQEAKGLPSPRSLLAQIHTLTGQSFAKLGQPHCALHFYRKAVEVDCACHSALYQSALVFRQFGNPKAEMEALRLLYSAVQLQSDKISSSASLVSPATLLGGEQMTFISRVPSPSLILHTLAHTCVVNGSISDGVEYYLDLLASLQSDGKDLIHTGEGASFPRIPVVYLEAGFALLKAKRYSDALVVCEEVITSTLDFIPERLLLDADEKQNVADSDVVLENVDFVLWAGAAHLLQAQAHWKLKDTKEAITNFTRAINNLVKVFIKQKDWKQKHLGNTEAMVEITVTLEATKGQALAGRGLCFLERGQLKEALRDLHLSLQMTPGCKNVKMLLSEVLWRLDRREEASAHWREAHSSSDAPKNLPLYLQLWPDDTAFDFSELKKKIVEYMQAKKT, encoded by the exons ATGTCTGTCGTTCCCTGTTTAATTGATAGATGGAGTGAGGAGAATAACAGCATCATTTCGACTTGGAAG caaaatgaacgagGCCTCGAACCAAATCAGAATGTTCTGAAGCGATGCTGTTCGCAAAGCCGTAAACTGCTGCAGAAAGTTCAAG GAATACCAGCAGCTACTGAACGACTCGCACTTGAAATGACAGTTGCatataatacttttttattcTCGTTGAGTTTCTCCAACGCAAGTGAAATAGAGGAAAGTCTCAAACATAGTTTATTAAGAG TTTTAGAGGCTGCTGGATCTCAGGTATCCGGTTCTGATACCGTTCAGTTGTGGGAGGCTGTTCTGAAGACTTTTGGCTCCTCAGTCTATGTGCCATATGTCCACAAGCTTCTGCTGATCCAGTGGATGCTGTGGCTCATGCAGTGCCAGTTAGAGAGAGTTCTCACTCTTCTGATGCAAACTGATCACAag AGAGAGCGTTCAGCACTTGTGAATCTACAGACAGAAACCCGAAACCTTACTTTGAGCATGGAAGAAGACTCCTCACTAATGGTTGCCATGGCAGCAAAGGACCTCAAGGATCTTTTGCACATATGCACTGTAATATGTCAAG GGGTGGAGCAGATGAAGATGGAAAAATATTCCATGGCCCTTGACATTTTTCAGGAGGCTAAAGGCCTCCCAAGTCCCAGAAGTCTCTTGGCACAGATCCACACCCTTACAGGCCAGAGTTTTGCTAAGCTG GGCCAGCCCCATTGTGCTCTCCACTTTTATAGGAAGGCTGTGGAGGTGGATTGTGCTTGCCATAGTGCACTTTATCAAAGTGCTCTGGTGTTCAGACAGTTTGGCAATCCAAAGGCAGAAATGGAGGCCTTGCGTCTTCTTTACTCA GCAGTCCAACTGCAGTCTGATAAAATTTCATCTAGTGCTTCCCTGGTCTCTCCAGCTACGCTGCTTGGTGGTGAACAGATGACCTTCATTAGCAGAGTCCCTTCCCCCTCTCTGATTCTGCACACTTTGGCTCACACATGTGTGGTCAATGGCAG TATTTCAGACGGTGTTGAGTACTATCTTGATCTTTTGGCGTCACTGCAATCAGATGGCAAAGATCTT ATACACACAGGGGAAGGTGCTTCCTTTCCCAGAATCCCAGTGGTCTACCTTGAAGCaggatttgctttattaaaagcGAAACGTTATAGTGATGCTCTTGTGGTCTGTGAGGAGGTCATCACCAGCACTTTGGACTTCATCCCTGAGAGACTGCTGCTTGATgctgatgaaaaacaaaatgtagctgattctgatgTTGTTCTTGAAAATGTGGACTTTGTTTTATGGGCTGGTGCAGCCCATCTCCTTCAAGCACAAGCCCACTGGAAACTGAAGGACACCAAAGAGGCTATTACAAATTTCACAAG AGCGATTAATAATTTGGTGAAAGTGTTCATTAAACAGAAAG ACTGGAAACAAAAACATCTTGGAAACACTGAAGCAATGGTTGAAATAACGGTGACTTTGGAAGCAACAAAAGGACAAGCACTAGCTGGTAGAGGGCTCTGCTTTCTGGAAAGAGGTCAATTGAAGGAAGCCCTGAGAGATCTTCATCTCAGTCTCCAGATGACACCAG GTTGTAAGAATGTTAAGATGTTGCTGTCTGAGGTCTTGTGGAGGCTTGATCGTAGAGAGGAAGCATCagcacactggagagaagcccaTAGTTCTTCAGATGCACCTAA AAATCTGCCACTGTATTTGCAGCTATGGCCAGATGACACAGCTTTTGACTTCAGTGAGCTGAAGAAGAAGATTGTGGAATACATGCAAGCCAAAAAAACATGA
- the fancg gene encoding Fanconi anemia group G protein isoform X1, producing MSVVPCLIDRWSEENNSIISTWKQNERGLEPNQNVLKRCCSQSRKLLQKVQGIPAATERLALEMTVAYNTFLFSLSFSNASEIEESLKHSLLRVLEAAGSQVSGSDTVQLWEAVLKTFGSSVYVPYVHKLLLIQWMLWLMQCQLERVLTLLMQTDHKRERSALVNLQTETRNLTLSMEEDSSLMVAMAAKDLKDLLHICTVICQGVEQMKMEKYSMALDIFQEAKGLPSPRSLLAQIHTLTGQSFAKLGQPHCALHFYRKAVEVDCACHSALYQSALVFRQFGNPKAEMEALRLLYSAVQLQSDKISSSASLVSPATLLGGEQMTFISRVPSPSLILHTLAHTCVVNGSISDGVEYYLDLLASLQSDGKDLIHTGEGASFPRIPVVYLEAGFALLKAKRYSDALVVCEEVITSTLDFIPERLLLDADEKQNVADSDVVLENVDFVLWAGAAHLLQAQAHWKLKDTKEAITNFTRAINNLVKVFIKQKDWKQKHLGNTEAMVEITVTLEATKGQALAGRGLCFLERGQLKEALRDLHLSLQMTPGCKNVKMLLSEVLWRLDRREEASAHWREAHSSSDAPKSVNLPLYLQLWPDDTAFDFSELKKKIVEYMQAKKT from the exons ATGTCTGTCGTTCCCTGTTTAATTGATAGATGGAGTGAGGAGAATAACAGCATCATTTCGACTTGGAAG caaaatgaacgagGCCTCGAACCAAATCAGAATGTTCTGAAGCGATGCTGTTCGCAAAGCCGTAAACTGCTGCAGAAAGTTCAAG GAATACCAGCAGCTACTGAACGACTCGCACTTGAAATGACAGTTGCatataatacttttttattcTCGTTGAGTTTCTCCAACGCAAGTGAAATAGAGGAAAGTCTCAAACATAGTTTATTAAGAG TTTTAGAGGCTGCTGGATCTCAGGTATCCGGTTCTGATACCGTTCAGTTGTGGGAGGCTGTTCTGAAGACTTTTGGCTCCTCAGTCTATGTGCCATATGTCCACAAGCTTCTGCTGATCCAGTGGATGCTGTGGCTCATGCAGTGCCAGTTAGAGAGAGTTCTCACTCTTCTGATGCAAACTGATCACAag AGAGAGCGTTCAGCACTTGTGAATCTACAGACAGAAACCCGAAACCTTACTTTGAGCATGGAAGAAGACTCCTCACTAATGGTTGCCATGGCAGCAAAGGACCTCAAGGATCTTTTGCACATATGCACTGTAATATGTCAAG GGGTGGAGCAGATGAAGATGGAAAAATATTCCATGGCCCTTGACATTTTTCAGGAGGCTAAAGGCCTCCCAAGTCCCAGAAGTCTCTTGGCACAGATCCACACCCTTACAGGCCAGAGTTTTGCTAAGCTG GGCCAGCCCCATTGTGCTCTCCACTTTTATAGGAAGGCTGTGGAGGTGGATTGTGCTTGCCATAGTGCACTTTATCAAAGTGCTCTGGTGTTCAGACAGTTTGGCAATCCAAAGGCAGAAATGGAGGCCTTGCGTCTTCTTTACTCA GCAGTCCAACTGCAGTCTGATAAAATTTCATCTAGTGCTTCCCTGGTCTCTCCAGCTACGCTGCTTGGTGGTGAACAGATGACCTTCATTAGCAGAGTCCCTTCCCCCTCTCTGATTCTGCACACTTTGGCTCACACATGTGTGGTCAATGGCAG TATTTCAGACGGTGTTGAGTACTATCTTGATCTTTTGGCGTCACTGCAATCAGATGGCAAAGATCTT ATACACACAGGGGAAGGTGCTTCCTTTCCCAGAATCCCAGTGGTCTACCTTGAAGCaggatttgctttattaaaagcGAAACGTTATAGTGATGCTCTTGTGGTCTGTGAGGAGGTCATCACCAGCACTTTGGACTTCATCCCTGAGAGACTGCTGCTTGATgctgatgaaaaacaaaatgtagctgattctgatgTTGTTCTTGAAAATGTGGACTTTGTTTTATGGGCTGGTGCAGCCCATCTCCTTCAAGCACAAGCCCACTGGAAACTGAAGGACACCAAAGAGGCTATTACAAATTTCACAAG AGCGATTAATAATTTGGTGAAAGTGTTCATTAAACAGAAAG ACTGGAAACAAAAACATCTTGGAAACACTGAAGCAATGGTTGAAATAACGGTGACTTTGGAAGCAACAAAAGGACAAGCACTAGCTGGTAGAGGGCTCTGCTTTCTGGAAAGAGGTCAATTGAAGGAAGCCCTGAGAGATCTTCATCTCAGTCTCCAGATGACACCAG GTTGTAAGAATGTTAAGATGTTGCTGTCTGAGGTCTTGTGGAGGCTTGATCGTAGAGAGGAAGCATCagcacactggagagaagcccaTAGTTCTTCAGATGCACCTAAGTCAGT AAATCTGCCACTGTATTTGCAGCTATGGCCAGATGACACAGCTTTTGACTTCAGTGAGCTGAAGAAGAAGATTGTGGAATACATGCAAGCCAAAAAAACATGA
- the fancg gene encoding Fanconi anemia group G protein isoform X3 gives MSVVPCLIDRWSEENNSIISTWKQNERGLEPNQNVLKRCCSQSRKLLQKVQGIPAATERLALEMTVAYNTFLFSLSFSNASEIEESLKHSLLRVLEAAGSQVSGSDTVQLWEAVLKTFGSSVYVPYVHKLLLIQWMLWLMQCQLERVLTLLMQTDHKRERSALVNLQTETRNLTLSMEEDSSLMVAMAAKDLKDLLHICTVICQGVEQMKMEKYSMALDIFQEAKGLPSPRSLLAQIHTLTGQSFAKLGQPHCALHFYRKAVEVDCACHSALYQSALVFRQFGNPKAEMEALRLLYSAVQLQSDKISSSASLVSPATLLGGEQMTFISRVPSPSLILHTLAHTCVVNGSISDGVEYYLDLLASLQSDGKDLIHTGEGASFPRIPVVYLEAGFALLKAKRYSDALVVCEEVITSTLDFIPERLLLDADEKQNVADSDVVLENVDFVLWAGAAHLLQAQAHWKLKDTKEAITNFTRAINNLVKVFIKQKGCKNVKMLLSEVLWRLDRREEASAHWREAHSSSDAPKSVNLPLYLQLWPDDTAFDFSELKKKIVEYMQAKKT, from the exons ATGTCTGTCGTTCCCTGTTTAATTGATAGATGGAGTGAGGAGAATAACAGCATCATTTCGACTTGGAAG caaaatgaacgagGCCTCGAACCAAATCAGAATGTTCTGAAGCGATGCTGTTCGCAAAGCCGTAAACTGCTGCAGAAAGTTCAAG GAATACCAGCAGCTACTGAACGACTCGCACTTGAAATGACAGTTGCatataatacttttttattcTCGTTGAGTTTCTCCAACGCAAGTGAAATAGAGGAAAGTCTCAAACATAGTTTATTAAGAG TTTTAGAGGCTGCTGGATCTCAGGTATCCGGTTCTGATACCGTTCAGTTGTGGGAGGCTGTTCTGAAGACTTTTGGCTCCTCAGTCTATGTGCCATATGTCCACAAGCTTCTGCTGATCCAGTGGATGCTGTGGCTCATGCAGTGCCAGTTAGAGAGAGTTCTCACTCTTCTGATGCAAACTGATCACAag AGAGAGCGTTCAGCACTTGTGAATCTACAGACAGAAACCCGAAACCTTACTTTGAGCATGGAAGAAGACTCCTCACTAATGGTTGCCATGGCAGCAAAGGACCTCAAGGATCTTTTGCACATATGCACTGTAATATGTCAAG GGGTGGAGCAGATGAAGATGGAAAAATATTCCATGGCCCTTGACATTTTTCAGGAGGCTAAAGGCCTCCCAAGTCCCAGAAGTCTCTTGGCACAGATCCACACCCTTACAGGCCAGAGTTTTGCTAAGCTG GGCCAGCCCCATTGTGCTCTCCACTTTTATAGGAAGGCTGTGGAGGTGGATTGTGCTTGCCATAGTGCACTTTATCAAAGTGCTCTGGTGTTCAGACAGTTTGGCAATCCAAAGGCAGAAATGGAGGCCTTGCGTCTTCTTTACTCA GCAGTCCAACTGCAGTCTGATAAAATTTCATCTAGTGCTTCCCTGGTCTCTCCAGCTACGCTGCTTGGTGGTGAACAGATGACCTTCATTAGCAGAGTCCCTTCCCCCTCTCTGATTCTGCACACTTTGGCTCACACATGTGTGGTCAATGGCAG TATTTCAGACGGTGTTGAGTACTATCTTGATCTTTTGGCGTCACTGCAATCAGATGGCAAAGATCTT ATACACACAGGGGAAGGTGCTTCCTTTCCCAGAATCCCAGTGGTCTACCTTGAAGCaggatttgctttattaaaagcGAAACGTTATAGTGATGCTCTTGTGGTCTGTGAGGAGGTCATCACCAGCACTTTGGACTTCATCCCTGAGAGACTGCTGCTTGATgctgatgaaaaacaaaatgtagctgattctgatgTTGTTCTTGAAAATGTGGACTTTGTTTTATGGGCTGGTGCAGCCCATCTCCTTCAAGCACAAGCCCACTGGAAACTGAAGGACACCAAAGAGGCTATTACAAATTTCACAAG AGCGATTAATAATTTGGTGAAAGTGTTCATTAAACAGAAAG GTTGTAAGAATGTTAAGATGTTGCTGTCTGAGGTCTTGTGGAGGCTTGATCGTAGAGAGGAAGCATCagcacactggagagaagcccaTAGTTCTTCAGATGCACCTAAGTCAGT AAATCTGCCACTGTATTTGCAGCTATGGCCAGATGACACAGCTTTTGACTTCAGTGAGCTGAAGAAGAAGATTGTGGAATACATGCAAGCCAAAAAAACATGA
- the eef2l2 gene encoding elongation factor 2, which translates to MVNFTVEQIREIMDKKSNIRNMSVIAHVDHGKSTLTDSLVCKAGIIASARAGETRFTDTRKDEQERCITIKSTAISLYYELSENDSAFIKQCKDGSGFLINLIDSPGHVDFSSEVTAALRVTDGALVVVDCVSGVCVQTETVLRQAIAERIKPVLMMNKMDRALLELQLEPDELFQTFQRIVENVNVIISTYGEGEHGPMGNIMVDPVVGTVGFGSGLHGWAFTLKQFAEMYVAKFAAKGDKKKAELPPAERAKKVEEMMKKLWGEKYFDPSCGKFSKSASNADGKKLPRTFCQLVLDPIFKVFDAIMNFKKEETQKLIEKLEVKLDAEDKEKEGKPLLKAVMRRWLPAGDALLQMITIHLPSPVTAQRYRCELLYEGPGDDEAAMGVKNCDPKAPLMMYISKMVPTTDKGRFYAFGRVFSGIVSTGQKVRIMGPNFTPGKKEDLYIKPIQRTILMMGRYVEPIEDVPCGNIVGLVGVDQFLVKTGTISTFENAHNMRVMKFSVSPVVRVAVEAKNPADLPKLVEGLKRLAKSDPMVQCIIEESGEHIVAGAGELHLEICLKDLEEDHACIPLKKSDPVVSYRETVSDESDQVCLSKSPNKHNRLYMKSRPFPDGLAEDIDKGDVSARQELKLRARYLAEKYEWEVTEARKIWCFGPDGTGPNILVDITKGVQYLNEIKDSVVAGFQWATKEGALCEENMRAVRFDIHDVTLHADAIHRGGGQIIPTARRVLYASVLTAQPRLMEPIYLVEIQCPEQVVGGIYGVLNRKRGHVFEESQVAGTPIFVVKAYLPVNESFGFTADLRSNTGGQAFPQCVFDHWQILPGDPYDVNSKPSLIVAETRKRKGLKEGIPALDNFLDKL; encoded by the exons ATG GTGAACTTCACGGTAGAACAGATTCGGGAGATCATGGACAAAAAGTCCAACATCAGGAACATGTCTGTGATCGCCCATGTGGACCATGGCAAATCTACTCTCACTGATTCCTTGGTGTGCAAAGCCGGTATTATTGCTTCTGCGCGTGCAGGAGAGACCAGATTTACTGACACCAGAAAAGACGAACAGGAGAGGTGTATCACCATAAAGTCAAC GGCCATCTCTCTATATTATGAGCTCAGTGAGAATGACTCAGCCTTCATTAAGCAGTGTAAGGATGGTTCTGGCTTCCTGATCAACCTGATCGACTCACCGGGACATGTTGACTTCTCCTCTGAGGTGACAGCAGCTCTGAGAGTTACAGATGGTGCCCTTGTAGTGGTAGACTGTGTATCAG GTGTATGTGTGCAGACTGAGACTGTCTTGAGACAAGCCATTGCAGAGCGCATCAAGCCTGTCTTGATGATGAACAAGATGGATCGTGCCCTCCTTGAGTTGCAGCTGGAACCTGATGAGCTTTTCCAAACCTTCCAGAGGATTGTGGAGAATGTTAATGTCATCATTTCAACCTACGGAGAAGGAGAACATGGACCAATGGGAAACATTATG GTGGATCCTGTGGTCGGGACTGTGGGATTTGGATCAGGCCTCCATGGCTGGGCTTTTACTCTGAAGCAGTTTGCTGAGATGTACGTGGCCAAGTTTGCTGCCAAGGGAGATAAGAAAAAAGCAGAACTTCCTCCAGCAGAACGGGCTAAGAAAGTGGAGGAGATGATGAAAAAGCTTTGGGGAGAAAA GTACTTTGATCCCTCCTGTGGAAAattcagcaaatcagcatccaATGCAGATGGAAAGAAGCTTCCTCGTACCTTCTGCCAGCTTGTCTTGGATCCAATCTTTAAG GTTTTTGATGCCATTATGAATTTCAAAAAAGAAGAGACCCAGAAACTGATTGAGAAGCTTGAAGTAAAGCTTGACGCAGAAGACAAAGAAAAAGAAGGAAAACCTCTTCTTAAG GCTGTGATGCGCCGCTGGTTGCCTGCAGGTGACGCTTTGCTCCAGATGATCACCATCCATCTTCCTTCTCCAGTCACTGCCCAAAGATACCGCTGTGAGCTGCTTTACGAGGGTCCTGGAGATGATGAGGCCGCCATGG GTGTAAAGAACTGTGATCCTAAAGCTCCTCTCATGATGTACATCTCCAAGATGGTGCCAACCACCGACAAGGGTAGATTCTATGCCTTTGGTCGTGTCTTCTCTGGTATTGTTTCTACAGGGCAGAAGGTGCGCATAATGGGCCCAAACTTCACACCAGGAAAAAAGGAGGACTTGTACATAAAGCCAATCCAAAG AACTATCTTGATGATGGGTCGCTACGTAGAACCCATTGAAGATGTGCCATGTGGGAACATTGTTGGTTTGGTGGGGGTCGATCAGTTCCTGGTGAAGACTGGCACCATTTCCACTTTTGAAAATGCTCACAACATGCGTGTTATGAAGTTCAGCGTTAGTCCTGTGGTGAGAGTTGCTGTGGAGGCCAAGAACCCAGCTGATCTGCCAAAGCTGGTGGAGGGCCTTAAACGTCTGGCCAAGTCAGATCCCATGGTTCAG TGTATCATTGAAGAGTCTGGTGAGCACATCGTGGCAGGTGCTGGAGAGCTTCATCTGGAGATTTGCCTAAAAGACCTTGAGGAAGATCATGCCTGCATCCCTTTGAAG AAATCAGACCCAGTTGTGTCATATCGTGAAACTGTCAGTGATGAATCAGACCAGGTTTGCTTGTCCAAGTCTCCCAACAAGCACAATCGTCTGTACATGAAATCTCGGCCCTTCCCAGATGGCCTGGCCGAGGACATCGATAAGGGTGACGTGAGTGCTCGGCAGGAGCTCAAACTGAGAGCTCGTTACCTGGCTGAGAAATATGAGTGGGAGGTCACTGAGGCCCGTAAGATTTGGTGCTTTGGACCAGATGGCACAGGGCCCAACATCCTTGTGGATATCACAAAGGGAGTTCAGTATCTGAATGAGATAAAGGACAGCGTAGTGGCTGGTTTTCAGTGGGCAACCAAAGAA GGTGCACTCTGTGAAGAGAACATGCGGGCAGTCCGATTTGACATTCATGATGTCACTCTTCATGCTGATGCCATTCATAGAGGTGGTGGTCAGATCATTCCCACAGCCCGCAGAGTTCTGTACGCTTCTGTGCTCACTGCACAGCCAAGACTCATGGAGCCCATTTACCTGGTTGAGATTCAG TGCCCAGAGCAGGTGGTTGGTGGCATCTATGGTGTGCTGAACAGAAAAAGAGGCCATGTGTTTGAGGAGTCCCAAGTGGCTGGGACACCTATATTTGTTGTGAAGGCATACCTACctgtaaatgaatcatttg GTTTCACAGCAGACCTGAGGTCTAACACTGGTGGACAGGCCTTCCCTCAATGTGTGTTTGACCACTGGCAGATTTTGCCAGGTGATCCATATGACGTAAACAGCAAACCTAGCCTAATTGTGGCTGAGACCCGTAAACGCAAAGGTCTGAAGGAGGGCATCCCAGCACTGGACAACTTCCTGGACAAACTATAA